From a single Cyprinus carpio isolate SPL01 chromosome A3, ASM1834038v1, whole genome shotgun sequence genomic region:
- the LOC109063208 gene encoding G patch domain-containing protein 8-like isoform X2, whose translation MVLVQLGLHFSLTSPVFKSQDNIGHRLLQKHGWKLGQGLGKTMQGRTDPVPIILKYDVMGMGRMEMELDYAEDATEKRRVLEVEKEETEELRQKYKDYAEKEKAIAKALEDLRANFYCELCDKQYQKHQEFDNHINSYDHAHKQRLKELKQREFARNVSSRSKKDGRKQEKMLRRLHELAEQRKQQDYVPGSGPMFKTTTVAVDGEKGEDSMDGVPMILDTNTETIEDKGICGVSGQGSPRTGPAISFGFNKTSSSPTPSGGSQAPKVSVSFSFAKKAPVKLETAAAVFADHGEETVEGEEGQEEGGEKTGGEDISVASTTDIPQEAAGGGEGGSSGSGGSGGEGEEEQSQPDDGAALASTLNKLKMMMRKEEGYSGQEPQYYHYVPPAHCRVKPHFQFLLFMKASDQCDSKEEDVDGAKDEKAPAGNDGEQKHIKVSSCTSEKDVEKEPALTQNTNPSPTSAKLKTEEESGRTPAGLADTAVVDSSSQQADPKQGMSKLTNTGPRMPTGPFFPVLSKDESTTLQWPSELLEFTKAQPSLSYSCNPLYFDFKLSRNKGNWAGKNSKPAKPVSTDGQEGSKHENTDSAPATSGETCTATTIAGPSTVQKEQPSLKEEGAQSENNEQKLQSNEDVSTGSKKKKKKKKHKKSSKRSKHKEKAAVEGELEKEIPGEKTKKKKKHKRKKSKNKPHSTDDIEAEGRDSKEKEKDKDDKDGVATSQSSGISTSHEGGKRKRSHKMSQQSGVEESSAGKPSSTEEHNGAKRLKPDTNTPAASCSASAQKSISGGRPPSSDSEEDGGSSSQRSRPARRRSTPPREQRRHRSDDSGRSGRSRSRSSHRGDHNHRRHRGQKSRSRSYSSSSERSSAGSSAYSRHSHSYSDSYSDYSDEDRRRRSRRPSSDSDYERRDSGRSHRRRYTSSSSEEDSRSRSRSHSRRKHDRRRHQRSSSRSSSRSSRSSSARSYRRSNYSRSRSSASRSSSSTKGSPHRHGHSRRSDSSTRRRNFNRSRIYHSQSPRSSSRTQTRNSNSSSAQGTRGSGGASSKEGGGAAEHRNSFTARLLLEKIQSKKGGDESGTGTKTGLKIKDPPRGYFGPKLPPALGNKSMLPLFGKLQAGKKQPLLTLTRTTESEKSEQEKNSDSNEVILVEHIREFPPPPPPPQPPIQQQQKQQLEEEEAVSNAALSEETRHPPSDPQALHESQPQYEQDPAMMMSQYQGEPRQDPNNPMLDGHLMGPEMGPQPSMHTYPGYPPNMEDGEMGMEAEEDGLAPLESQPITFTPEEMEKYSKLQQAAQQHIQQQLLAKQVKTFPSAAAAAAAANLAAVANLAPAPPPPQAALQPIHIQQPTVSAASATSITTVQHAILQHHAAAMGLHHHNPHHPHPAHAQLAQVHHIPQHHLTPISLSPLGHSLGHSLGHALGHTGLIPAHHTAFLSGQPIHIIPASALHHTPLALHHFPHAALYPTLFAPRPGSAAAAAALQLHPLLHPIFSGQDLQHPPNHGS comes from the exons GACGAACTGACCCTGTGCCCATCATCCTCAAATATGACGTCATGGGAATGGGTCGCATGGAAATGGAG CTGGACTATGCAGAAGATGCCACAGAGAAGCGCCGAGTGTTGGAAGTGGAAAAAGAAGAGACAGAGGAACTGCGTCAAAAATATAAG GATTATGCGGAGAAGGAAAAAGCCATAGCTAAAGCTTTAGAAGACCTGAGGGCCAATTTCTACTGTGAACTGTGTGATAAGCAATACCAGAAACATCAGGAGTTTGACAATCACATCAACTCCTACGATCATGCACACAAGCAG AGACTGAAGGAGCTGAAGCAGAGAGAGTTTGCTCGGAATGTGTCTTCTCGCTCCAAGAAGGATGGCAGGAAACAGGAGAAGATGTTGCGACGGCTTCATGAACTGGCCGAACAGAGGAAACAGCAAGACTA TGTCCCTGGTAGTGGTCCCATGTTTAAAACTACCACAGTGGCAGTAGATGGAGAAAAGGGGGAAGACTCCATGGATGGTGTGCCTATGATATTGGATACCAACACAGAGACTATTGAAGATAAGGGAATCTGTGGTGTAAGTGGTCAAGGCTCCCCTAGAACAGGCCCTGCCATCAGCTTTGGTTTTAACAAAACTAGCTCTTCGCCAACACCTTCTGGAGGCTCCCAGGCTCCCAAAGTGAGTGTCTCCTTCTCTTTTGCTAAGAAAGCCCCAGTCAAACTTGAGACAGCTGCAGCTGTGTTTGCAGACCATGGTGAAGAGACGGTGGAAGGAGAAGAAGGTCAGGAAGAGGGAGGAGAAAAGACTGGAGGAGAGGACATAAGTGTGGCATCCACCACTGATATCCCTCAAgaagcagcaggaggaggagaaggtgGAAGTAGTGGGAGTGGTGGAAGTGGTGGTGAGGGTGAGGAAGAGCAGTCACAACCAGATGATGGAGCTGCCCTGGCCTCGACTTTGAACAaactgaagatgatgatgagaaAGGAGGAAGGTTACTCTGGACAGGAGCCACAATATTACCATTATGTACCACCTGCACATTGTCGGGTCAAGCCGCATTTCCAGTTTCTGCTTTTCATGAAGGCTTCAGACCAGTGTGATAGCAAGGAGGAGGATGTGGATGGAGCTAAAGATGAGAAGGCACCAGCAGGTAACGACGGAGAGCAAAAACATATCAAAGTCAGTAGCTGCACATCTGAAAAAGATGTGGAGAAGGAACCTGCactgacacaaaacacaaatccTTCTCCTACATCAGCTAAATTGAAGACTGAGGAAGAATCAGGTAGAACACCTGCAGGGCTAGCTGATACAGCAGTGGTAGATAGCTCATCCCAACAAGCTGATCCCAAGCAAGGAATGTCCAAGCTTACAAACACAGGTCCCCGCATGCCAACTGGGCCTTTCTTTCCTGTGCTAAGTAAGGATGAAAGCACCACCTTGCAGTGGCCTTCTGAATTGCTGGAGTTTACTAAGGCTCAGCCATCCCTCTCTTACAGTTGTAATCCTCTTTACTTTGACTTCAAACTGTCAAGAAACAAAGGAAACTGGGCAGGCAAAAACAGCAAACCTGCCAAGCCAGTTAGCACTGATGGACAAGAGGGGTCTAAGCATGAAAATACAGACAGTGCTCCTGCCACTAGTGGAGAGACTTGCACTGCTACAACAATTGCAGGACCCAGTACAGTTCAAAAAGAACAACCATCCTTGAAAGAGGAGGGTGCCCAGAGTGAGAACAATGAGCAGAAACTACAAAGTAATGAAGATGTGTCTACAGGgtctaagaaaaagaaaaagaagaagaaacacaagAAGTCAAGCAAGCGATCCAAACATAAAGAAAAAGCAGCAGTAGAGGGGGAGTTAGAAAAAGAGATTCCAGGAGAGAAaactaaaaagaagaagaaacacaaaagaaagaaaagcaaaaataaaccaCATAGCACTGATGACATCGAAGCAGAGGGACGCGACAgtaaggaaaaagagaaagacaaggaTGACAAAGATGGAGTAGCCACCTCTCAGTCATCAGGAATAAGCACATCCCATGAAGGAGGAAAGAGAAAACGTTCCCACAAAATGTCTCAGCAGTCTGGAGTTGAGGAAAGCAGTGCAGGAAAGCCTAGCTCTACAGAGGAACACAATGGTGCTAAACGTCTTAAACCTGACACCAACACACCTGCCGCCTCCTGCTCTGCCTCAGCCCAAAAAAGCATAAGTGGAGGTCGACCTCCAAGTAGTGACAGTGAAGAGGATGGTGGATCATCCTCTCAACGTTCTAGACCAGCTCGCCGTCGCTCCACGCCACCACGTGAGCAGCGAAGACACCGGAGTGACGATTCTGGACGATCAGGACGTTCACGTAGTAGGTCGTCTCATCGAGGAGACCACAACCATAGACGTCACAGAGGTCAAAAGTCACGCAGTCGATCCTACTCTAGTAGCTCTGAACGTTCCTCAGCAGGGAGCAGTGCTTACAGTCGCCATAGCCATAGCTACTCAGACAGTTATAGTGACTACAGTGATGAAGACCGTCGCCGCAGATCAAGAAGACCTTCATCAGACTCAGACTATGAAAGGCGTGATAGTGGGCGATCTCACAGGCGACGTTACACCTCATCTTCTTCAGAGGAGGACTCCCGTTCACGTTCACGCTCACACAGCCGCAGGAAGCATGATCGGCGGAGACACCAACGGAGCAGTAGTCGCAGCTCCAGTCGTAGTAGTAGGAGTAGCAGCGCTCGTTCTTACAGACGCAGCAACTACAGTCGCAGTCGTAGCTCTGCTAGTCGTTCATCTAGCTCCACCAAGGGCTCTCCACATCGGCATGGTCACAGCCGCCGATCTGACAGCTCGACGCGGCGGCGGAATTTCAACCGGTCACGAATCTACCATTCCCAGTCTCCAAGGTCCTCTTCCCGCACACAAACCCGAAACAGCAACTCTTCATCGGCACAAGGAACAAGAGGTAGTGGTGGAGCTTCCTCAAAGGAGGGAGGAGGGGCTGCAGAACATCGAAATTCATTCACAGCTCGACTACTCTTGGAGAAAATCCAATCTAAAAAAGGAGGGGATGAATCTGGTACTGGCACCAAGACAGGCCTCAAGATCAAGGACCCTCCACGGGGATACTTTGGGCCCAAACTCCCCCCTGCCCTTGGAAACAAAAGTATGTTGCCCCTTTTTGGCAAGCTCCAAGCAGGAAAGAAGCAACCATTACTTACTCTTACACGTACAACTGAGAGCGAAAAGTCGGAGCAGGAGAAAAATTCGGATAGTAATGAAGTTATCCTGGTAGAACACATTCGTGAGTTTCCCCCACCACCTCCTCCACCTCAGCCAccaattcaacaacaacaaaagcagcagttggaggaggaggaggctgtATCAAATGCTGCATTGTCTGAAGAGACCAGACATCCACCCTCAGACCCTCAAGCCCTTCATGAGTCTCAGCCACAATATGAGCAGGATCCAGCAATGATGATGTCACAATACCAAGGTGAACCGAGACAAGACCCCAATAATCCCATGTTGGACGGACATTTAATGGGGCCTGAAATGGGTCCGCAGCCTAGTATGCACACCTACCCTGGTTACCCTCCCAACATGGAGGATGGGGAAATGGGCATGGAAGCTGAAGAGGATGGTCTTGCACCTTTAGAAAGTCAACCAATCACCTTTACCCCAGAGGAAATGGAGAAATACAGCAAGTTGCAGCAAGCAGCTCAACAGCACATTCAACAGCAACTGTTAGCCAAGCAGGTGAAGACCTTCCCCTCAGCTGCAGCTGCTGCAGCAGCAGCTAACTTGGCAGCAGTGGCCAACCTTGCCCctgcaccaccaccaccacaagcTGCACTGCAGCCTATCCACATTCAGCAACCCACAGTTTCTGCAGCTTCTGCTACCTCTATTACCACAGTGCAGCACGCCATCCTGCAACACCACGCTGCTGCCATGGGACTCCATCACCATAACCCACATCATCCCCACCCTGCCCATGCCCAGCTAGCCCAGGTGCACCACATACCTCAACATCATCTAACCCCTATCTCATTGTCGCCATTAGGCCATTCTTTGGGTCATTCACTGGGTCACGCTTTAGGACACACTGGCTTGATTCCCGCCCACCACACTGCCTTCCTTTCAGGCCAACCCATACATATTATACCAGCCTCGGCGCTCCATCACACTCCTCTTGCTCTACACCACTTCCCACATGCTGCCCTCTACCCAACTCTCTTTGCCCCTCGGCCAGGCAGTGCTGCGGCAGCGGCTGCCCTACAGCTACACCCACTTCTTCACCCTATCTTCTCAGGGCAGGACCTTCAGCACCCTCCAAACCATGGATCCTGA
- the LOC109063208 gene encoding G patch domain-containing protein 8-like isoform X1 — protein MADRFSRFNEERDFQGGNHFDQYEEGQLELEQASLDKPIESDNIGHRLLQKHGWKLGQGLGKTMQGRTDPVPIILKYDVMGMGRMEMELDYAEDATEKRRVLEVEKEETEELRQKYKDYAEKEKAIAKALEDLRANFYCELCDKQYQKHQEFDNHINSYDHAHKQRLKELKQREFARNVSSRSKKDGRKQEKMLRRLHELAEQRKQQDYVPGSGPMFKTTTVAVDGEKGEDSMDGVPMILDTNTETIEDKGICGVSGQGSPRTGPAISFGFNKTSSSPTPSGGSQAPKVSVSFSFAKKAPVKLETAAAVFADHGEETVEGEEGQEEGGEKTGGEDISVASTTDIPQEAAGGGEGGSSGSGGSGGEGEEEQSQPDDGAALASTLNKLKMMMRKEEGYSGQEPQYYHYVPPAHCRVKPHFQFLLFMKASDQCDSKEEDVDGAKDEKAPAGNDGEQKHIKVSSCTSEKDVEKEPALTQNTNPSPTSAKLKTEEESGRTPAGLADTAVVDSSSQQADPKQGMSKLTNTGPRMPTGPFFPVLSKDESTTLQWPSELLEFTKAQPSLSYSCNPLYFDFKLSRNKGNWAGKNSKPAKPVSTDGQEGSKHENTDSAPATSGETCTATTIAGPSTVQKEQPSLKEEGAQSENNEQKLQSNEDVSTGSKKKKKKKKHKKSSKRSKHKEKAAVEGELEKEIPGEKTKKKKKHKRKKSKNKPHSTDDIEAEGRDSKEKEKDKDDKDGVATSQSSGISTSHEGGKRKRSHKMSQQSGVEESSAGKPSSTEEHNGAKRLKPDTNTPAASCSASAQKSISGGRPPSSDSEEDGGSSSQRSRPARRRSTPPREQRRHRSDDSGRSGRSRSRSSHRGDHNHRRHRGQKSRSRSYSSSSERSSAGSSAYSRHSHSYSDSYSDYSDEDRRRRSRRPSSDSDYERRDSGRSHRRRYTSSSSEEDSRSRSRSHSRRKHDRRRHQRSSSRSSSRSSRSSSARSYRRSNYSRSRSSASRSSSSTKGSPHRHGHSRRSDSSTRRRNFNRSRIYHSQSPRSSSRTQTRNSNSSSAQGTRGSGGASSKEGGGAAEHRNSFTARLLLEKIQSKKGGDESGTGTKTGLKIKDPPRGYFGPKLPPALGNKSMLPLFGKLQAGKKQPLLTLTRTTESEKSEQEKNSDSNEVILVEHIREFPPPPPPPQPPIQQQQKQQLEEEEAVSNAALSEETRHPPSDPQALHESQPQYEQDPAMMMSQYQGEPRQDPNNPMLDGHLMGPEMGPQPSMHTYPGYPPNMEDGEMGMEAEEDGLAPLESQPITFTPEEMEKYSKLQQAAQQHIQQQLLAKQVKTFPSAAAAAAAANLAAVANLAPAPPPPQAALQPIHIQQPTVSAASATSITTVQHAILQHHAAAMGLHHHNPHHPHPAHAQLAQVHHIPQHHLTPISLSPLGHSLGHSLGHALGHTGLIPAHHTAFLSGQPIHIIPASALHHTPLALHHFPHAALYPTLFAPRPGSAAAAAALQLHPLLHPIFSGQDLQHPPNHGS, from the exons GACGAACTGACCCTGTGCCCATCATCCTCAAATATGACGTCATGGGAATGGGTCGCATGGAAATGGAG CTGGACTATGCAGAAGATGCCACAGAGAAGCGCCGAGTGTTGGAAGTGGAAAAAGAAGAGACAGAGGAACTGCGTCAAAAATATAAG GATTATGCGGAGAAGGAAAAAGCCATAGCTAAAGCTTTAGAAGACCTGAGGGCCAATTTCTACTGTGAACTGTGTGATAAGCAATACCAGAAACATCAGGAGTTTGACAATCACATCAACTCCTACGATCATGCACACAAGCAG AGACTGAAGGAGCTGAAGCAGAGAGAGTTTGCTCGGAATGTGTCTTCTCGCTCCAAGAAGGATGGCAGGAAACAGGAGAAGATGTTGCGACGGCTTCATGAACTGGCCGAACAGAGGAAACAGCAAGACTA TGTCCCTGGTAGTGGTCCCATGTTTAAAACTACCACAGTGGCAGTAGATGGAGAAAAGGGGGAAGACTCCATGGATGGTGTGCCTATGATATTGGATACCAACACAGAGACTATTGAAGATAAGGGAATCTGTGGTGTAAGTGGTCAAGGCTCCCCTAGAACAGGCCCTGCCATCAGCTTTGGTTTTAACAAAACTAGCTCTTCGCCAACACCTTCTGGAGGCTCCCAGGCTCCCAAAGTGAGTGTCTCCTTCTCTTTTGCTAAGAAAGCCCCAGTCAAACTTGAGACAGCTGCAGCTGTGTTTGCAGACCATGGTGAAGAGACGGTGGAAGGAGAAGAAGGTCAGGAAGAGGGAGGAGAAAAGACTGGAGGAGAGGACATAAGTGTGGCATCCACCACTGATATCCCTCAAgaagcagcaggaggaggagaaggtgGAAGTAGTGGGAGTGGTGGAAGTGGTGGTGAGGGTGAGGAAGAGCAGTCACAACCAGATGATGGAGCTGCCCTGGCCTCGACTTTGAACAaactgaagatgatgatgagaaAGGAGGAAGGTTACTCTGGACAGGAGCCACAATATTACCATTATGTACCACCTGCACATTGTCGGGTCAAGCCGCATTTCCAGTTTCTGCTTTTCATGAAGGCTTCAGACCAGTGTGATAGCAAGGAGGAGGATGTGGATGGAGCTAAAGATGAGAAGGCACCAGCAGGTAACGACGGAGAGCAAAAACATATCAAAGTCAGTAGCTGCACATCTGAAAAAGATGTGGAGAAGGAACCTGCactgacacaaaacacaaatccTTCTCCTACATCAGCTAAATTGAAGACTGAGGAAGAATCAGGTAGAACACCTGCAGGGCTAGCTGATACAGCAGTGGTAGATAGCTCATCCCAACAAGCTGATCCCAAGCAAGGAATGTCCAAGCTTACAAACACAGGTCCCCGCATGCCAACTGGGCCTTTCTTTCCTGTGCTAAGTAAGGATGAAAGCACCACCTTGCAGTGGCCTTCTGAATTGCTGGAGTTTACTAAGGCTCAGCCATCCCTCTCTTACAGTTGTAATCCTCTTTACTTTGACTTCAAACTGTCAAGAAACAAAGGAAACTGGGCAGGCAAAAACAGCAAACCTGCCAAGCCAGTTAGCACTGATGGACAAGAGGGGTCTAAGCATGAAAATACAGACAGTGCTCCTGCCACTAGTGGAGAGACTTGCACTGCTACAACAATTGCAGGACCCAGTACAGTTCAAAAAGAACAACCATCCTTGAAAGAGGAGGGTGCCCAGAGTGAGAACAATGAGCAGAAACTACAAAGTAATGAAGATGTGTCTACAGGgtctaagaaaaagaaaaagaagaagaaacacaagAAGTCAAGCAAGCGATCCAAACATAAAGAAAAAGCAGCAGTAGAGGGGGAGTTAGAAAAAGAGATTCCAGGAGAGAAaactaaaaagaagaagaaacacaaaagaaagaaaagcaaaaataaaccaCATAGCACTGATGACATCGAAGCAGAGGGACGCGACAgtaaggaaaaagagaaagacaaggaTGACAAAGATGGAGTAGCCACCTCTCAGTCATCAGGAATAAGCACATCCCATGAAGGAGGAAAGAGAAAACGTTCCCACAAAATGTCTCAGCAGTCTGGAGTTGAGGAAAGCAGTGCAGGAAAGCCTAGCTCTACAGAGGAACACAATGGTGCTAAACGTCTTAAACCTGACACCAACACACCTGCCGCCTCCTGCTCTGCCTCAGCCCAAAAAAGCATAAGTGGAGGTCGACCTCCAAGTAGTGACAGTGAAGAGGATGGTGGATCATCCTCTCAACGTTCTAGACCAGCTCGCCGTCGCTCCACGCCACCACGTGAGCAGCGAAGACACCGGAGTGACGATTCTGGACGATCAGGACGTTCACGTAGTAGGTCGTCTCATCGAGGAGACCACAACCATAGACGTCACAGAGGTCAAAAGTCACGCAGTCGATCCTACTCTAGTAGCTCTGAACGTTCCTCAGCAGGGAGCAGTGCTTACAGTCGCCATAGCCATAGCTACTCAGACAGTTATAGTGACTACAGTGATGAAGACCGTCGCCGCAGATCAAGAAGACCTTCATCAGACTCAGACTATGAAAGGCGTGATAGTGGGCGATCTCACAGGCGACGTTACACCTCATCTTCTTCAGAGGAGGACTCCCGTTCACGTTCACGCTCACACAGCCGCAGGAAGCATGATCGGCGGAGACACCAACGGAGCAGTAGTCGCAGCTCCAGTCGTAGTAGTAGGAGTAGCAGCGCTCGTTCTTACAGACGCAGCAACTACAGTCGCAGTCGTAGCTCTGCTAGTCGTTCATCTAGCTCCACCAAGGGCTCTCCACATCGGCATGGTCACAGCCGCCGATCTGACAGCTCGACGCGGCGGCGGAATTTCAACCGGTCACGAATCTACCATTCCCAGTCTCCAAGGTCCTCTTCCCGCACACAAACCCGAAACAGCAACTCTTCATCGGCACAAGGAACAAGAGGTAGTGGTGGAGCTTCCTCAAAGGAGGGAGGAGGGGCTGCAGAACATCGAAATTCATTCACAGCTCGACTACTCTTGGAGAAAATCCAATCTAAAAAAGGAGGGGATGAATCTGGTACTGGCACCAAGACAGGCCTCAAGATCAAGGACCCTCCACGGGGATACTTTGGGCCCAAACTCCCCCCTGCCCTTGGAAACAAAAGTATGTTGCCCCTTTTTGGCAAGCTCCAAGCAGGAAAGAAGCAACCATTACTTACTCTTACACGTACAACTGAGAGCGAAAAGTCGGAGCAGGAGAAAAATTCGGATAGTAATGAAGTTATCCTGGTAGAACACATTCGTGAGTTTCCCCCACCACCTCCTCCACCTCAGCCAccaattcaacaacaacaaaagcagcagttggaggaggaggaggctgtATCAAATGCTGCATTGTCTGAAGAGACCAGACATCCACCCTCAGACCCTCAAGCCCTTCATGAGTCTCAGCCACAATATGAGCAGGATCCAGCAATGATGATGTCACAATACCAAGGTGAACCGAGACAAGACCCCAATAATCCCATGTTGGACGGACATTTAATGGGGCCTGAAATGGGTCCGCAGCCTAGTATGCACACCTACCCTGGTTACCCTCCCAACATGGAGGATGGGGAAATGGGCATGGAAGCTGAAGAGGATGGTCTTGCACCTTTAGAAAGTCAACCAATCACCTTTACCCCAGAGGAAATGGAGAAATACAGCAAGTTGCAGCAAGCAGCTCAACAGCACATTCAACAGCAACTGTTAGCCAAGCAGGTGAAGACCTTCCCCTCAGCTGCAGCTGCTGCAGCAGCAGCTAACTTGGCAGCAGTGGCCAACCTTGCCCctgcaccaccaccaccacaagcTGCACTGCAGCCTATCCACATTCAGCAACCCACAGTTTCTGCAGCTTCTGCTACCTCTATTACCACAGTGCAGCACGCCATCCTGCAACACCACGCTGCTGCCATGGGACTCCATCACCATAACCCACATCATCCCCACCCTGCCCATGCCCAGCTAGCCCAGGTGCACCACATACCTCAACATCATCTAACCCCTATCTCATTGTCGCCATTAGGCCATTCTTTGGGTCATTCACTGGGTCACGCTTTAGGACACACTGGCTTGATTCCCGCCCACCACACTGCCTTCCTTTCAGGCCAACCCATACATATTATACCAGCCTCGGCGCTCCATCACACTCCTCTTGCTCTACACCACTTCCCACATGCTGCCCTCTACCCAACTCTCTTTGCCCCTCGGCCAGGCAGTGCTGCGGCAGCGGCTGCCCTACAGCTACACCCACTTCTTCACCCTATCTTCTCAGGGCAGGACCTTCAGCACCCTCCAAACCATGGATCCTGA